The genomic DNA TGCGACAAGTGTCATTGCGTGTGATGCGGAAGTTGCTGTGGAGCGGCAGCTCAGCCCGGACGAAACTCCGGACGGACGCCCAGGTGTTTCGGTGCTCGCTTTTGGGTTCGACCGGGATTCGCTGGCGAGTGCGGTTCAAGGTCGCGTCGGCCAGTGTGTACTCACCGCACCTACAACCGCGTGCTATAACGGAATTCAGGATTGTCCCAAAGAGAAACAGATTCAAGTCGGTGGTGCGATTCGCTTCTTTGGCGATGGTTTTCAATTCTCGAAGAAGCTCGGTTCACAGCGATTTTGGCGCATCCCGACAATGGATGGTGAGTTCCTTTGTGAGGATCGCTTCGGAACCGTTACTGGAGTTGGCGGCGGAAACTTGATTTTATGCGGAGACTCACAAGCGACCACCCTGCACGCAACGGAAGTTGCGGTTGAAGCAATCAGCAAGTGCCCCGATTCCATTCTCCCTTTTCCCGGCGGGATCGTCAGGTCGGGGAGTAAGGTCGGTTCGAAGTATAAGAAGTTGAGGGCAAGTACGAACGAAGTTTATTGTCCCACTCTTCGTCCACTTGCAGAAAGCGAACTCCCTGACGGCTGCAATGCCGTTTACGAAATCGTTATCGATGGCCTTTCCCCCGAGGCGGTTCAAAACGCGATGCGGGCGGGGTTACATTCTGCGTCGTCCTGTGAGGGCGTGTTGAGAATCACCGCTGGGAACTACGGCGGGAAACTCGGAAAGCATCATTTTTACCTTCGTGACTTATTGTAATGAGCATGTCTACTCTCGATTCTGAATCGACCTCAAACCAGCCATCGCGACTGATCGGCTGGTTTGCATTCTTTTTGCTATTCAGCTTTGTGGTGCTGATCACGGCGAAACTGCTTGGCTCGGGCGCACTCAAAAGCGCCAACGACCGCTCTCGCTGGTGTGCTGTCTATTCTCTTGTGGAAGAGAATACGTATCAGATTGACAAAATTCAGGCCCGGCCGGGATGGGGGACCATCGACATTGTGCGGCACAACGACCACTTCTATTCCACGAAGCCTCCGCTGCTTCCGAGGTTGGTTGCGGAGATTTATCGTGCTGTGAAAGCGGTCACCGGGATGAACTTGCTCGACAACACCGAAGCTGTCGCTCGTATTATCCTGATCATCATCAACATCATTCCAATGACCATTGCAATGTGGTTGATGTTCAAGCTGATACGCACCTATTGCGACAATCTCTTCTGGCAACTTTTCTTAATGACAGCCACCTGTTGGGGAACGCTGCTGGTTCCATTCTTGGCTGTCTTTAATAACCACACCATTGGAACGACGTTCATTATCTATTCGTTGTACTTGGCGATAACAATTGTTGCTCAGGAGAAAGAGAGTTGGTGGCGGTTTGGCTTGTGCGGGCTGTTTGCAGCCTTTGGAGTCTGCAATGAGCTCCCTGCGGCTGCGTACGGCTTGGGGCTGTTCTTTATTTTGTTGAAGAACAATCCGAAGAAAACGCTGCTCTGCTTTGTGCCACTGGCACTGGTTCCGATCGGTGGATTTTTCCTGACGAATTACCATGCGACCGGCGGGTGGAAACCGTTCTATATGTACTATGGAACTGAGAAGTATCTATTTGTCTTCGAAGGGAAACCGAGTTACTGGCTTGACCCTCAAGGCATTGATCAAGGGAAGGACTCTTTCCCGGTTTACTTGATGCATTGCCTCGTCGGACACCACGGCATCTTTTCACTATCACCGATTTATTTGCTGACCCTCGGAAGTTGGCTGACCTGCTTCCTGTGGTGGAAGTCGAAATTGCGTCCGTTTCACCTTTTAGGACTGGCGCTTACATTCATTGTCATTGCCTTCTATATGACGAAAACCGAGAACTACAACTATGGCGGGGTGAGCGTTGCCTTGCGGTGGACGCTGTGGCTGATCCCGTTTTGGCTGTTGGCGATGATTCCGTTCTTGAACCGGTGCGGAGGGACTTGGTTTCTAAAAGTTCCGGCGTTAGCGTTCTTGGCGGTCTCTCTTTTTTCTGCCTGGTATCCAGCGAACAGCCCTTGGACTCAACCCTGGTTATACAACGTGATGGAAGCCCGTGGTTGGATCGACTATTCGGTTCCCCGACCAAAGTTTGATCGCAAAGTCTATTCCTGGATTGGTGAGATCCCGGAAGGAGAGAAGCAGGACGACTACTGGGTTGAGCTTCAGACCGAAGCTTACAACGGAGAGACACAGATTATTCGTCTCCAGGATTCCGGCCCGGCCGAAGGTGGCAATCGACTCATTACTGTGACTCGTAATGGTGAAGAGAAAGAGTATCTGTTCTCTCGAAAATCTCTAGAAGCTGGATTGCCACCCGTCACGTTTATCCACAATCGGGATGGGTCGGAAATCTCGGAAGAAGATCAAACATTCTTTCGGGGAGTTCCGAAGCGGCGCCCATACGCCAGTTCCAGAATTCGTCATATCAAAACGAAAGTGCGGACAGATGCATTCAAGTCGCATGTTGGATATACGCATACTGATGTCGCAAACAGTGCCGGCGTGATGCACCGCTATCAACGCGATGTCTGGTTCAGCGACGAGGTCCCATTCGGTCTCTTTCAATTTGTAGATCGTGTTCTCGACACCAATGGGAAGGATGTTATCAGCCGACAAGTCTGGGAAATCCGGGCAGCAGGGAAATTTCTTCCTCGGAAGCAGGTAAAGTGAGACAAGTGAAAAATGAGATCCTGATTCAGCAGCACTGCGGGGCCTGAGCATGCTCGGTTCTGTAGCTGGTTCAGAAAAGAAAAAGCCCCGTACATTGACTCAATGTACGGGGCTGGTTTTAATCGGACGAGCGTGTGATCGACTAGAGCAGTTTGCTCTACCGTGTAGCCGTGAAGAACGCATTTCGCTAGTGAAAATGCTGTTCGCCACGAGGCAGAACCTGCAAACCAATTCGAAAAGATGCTCTAGCTTATTGGTTGATGATCACAGTTCCGCCGCTTGTGTTGTTAATGACAGGGGTATCCATGCCATTGTCAAAGATCATGTTGTTGAACACGTCCAACTCATTGATCTCAGCGTTGTCAGATGCGTTGATCGTAATGGCGTTGGTCATGTTTCCAGAGATGCTGTTGAAGGTGAAAGTACTGTCACGAACAATTGCATCACCACTGACATTCAGGCTGATTCCGTCGACAAGCGTGTCTCCTGCGATGGTGTCTGGAGAGTAGTTGATCTGTGTGATGGTGACAGTCGACTCGTCGAGTCCACTGACCATTTCCTGGAAGGTCCAGAAAGTGTTGTCGTTTATCGGATCAACAACAGTTGCGCTGTAGTCACCCCAGCGATTTCTACCAGAGCCATCAAAGGCTTCGTAAATATTCGTTCCGTTCTGTAGGACCACAGGAGCGTCGAAGGTCATCTGTCCGTTCTGGGTCTCTCCATAGACAGCTGCTGTGCTGGCAAATTGCCCCGGACCGGTGAGCGTCATTCCGATCACAGCTTTTCCATCTTCATTGATTGCAATAGATGGGTAGAGCATATCGAGACTTGGGTCTTCGAGCGTTCCAGATTGCAACACGGTTTGCGTTGCTTCATCAATTTGATACCAGCGAACGCCATCTGTTCCGCTGTCAGTGAGCGTTCCGTGAACACCCCAAATCGTTCCATCAACTTTGACCACATTCCCGGTGATACGTGAATCGTCGTAGTTGAGGGGGGCTGCATCAAACGGCTGGTTGCCCCCTTGTGGAGATTGGTAGTTGTCAACAAAGATCTCAGTTGTTCCTAGAAGCTGTGCACTGTTGGTTCCTGTGTCAGACAATTCTGTCAGGTAGAGTCTGTTTCCAGCTCCTCCGTTTGTCGCCAGGAACGAAGCTTTTCCGTTTGAAGCTCCGAAGTCCACAACCGGCTGAAGAGTAAATCCGAATTCGCTGGCGTCCAGATTTTCAAAGCGTGAAATGTTGGACGCATCGGGAACAGCGGCGATCAAGTCGGCTTTCGGGATCGAATAGATCGAAACATCTGCGAAGCCGCCAATGAAGTTGTTCGTTGTGATGTAGAGTCCGTCTGCATCGACTGCGAGTGTGTCGTAGTCGTTGAAGCGAATGTTTCCAAGGGTGTCACCCAGAAAGCTGACAGACTGGAATCCGTCGGTAGGGTCTTCGGTATTCGATACTGCAACATAAATCGTGTTTGGGTTTCCACCATCAATGGCAGTTACGAACCATCGATTTGAATCCGGATCGTAAATAATACGTGGGTCAAACTGTGAATTCGGTGGAGCACCTGCGAGCGCCCAGAACTGGTCAGGAGTCAGGCTGAGCAAGAGTGCTCCTGTCGTTTTGTCGAACAATGCGTATTCATTGTTCGTGACTTCAACAATATGATTGATTCCGACTGCACCCATTGTGTCTGGTGGAATCCGATCCCCAGGTTCTAATACATCTCCGAAGATTTCCAGACCCTTGGTGAAGCCTGCAATGCGACCGTCTCCATCGATGATGTTCTCATCCACATGAAGTTCAAAGTCTGCAGTTCCGGACAGGTCGATTCGAAGGTTCGTATCTTGGTTACTGACAAGGTCGTTGTTGTTCAGGTTAATGACATTGGTGGTGTCCGAGCTGTCCGAACTGATGTGCAACCCGTAGACATTGTTTGCTCCGAGAGTGTTATCAGAGGCGGTGATGTTCCAGTCGCTGCCGTTGGTTAATTCGATGACCACTCCGTTTTCATTGTTCAATGAAGTGACATTCAGAATGTTTGCATCAGCCACGTCGGAGTTGTCTGCGAAGATGTTCAGGCCGTTAAATCCTGCTCCATTGTCGCTGAGATCGACGCCATCGATATTCAGACCTGTCAGGTTTGTATCCATAAGTTGAATGTTGACTCCGTGACCGGCGTTTCCAGTGAGAGCAGTTGTCCCATCTCCAAGGACTTCGATTCCTCCGGTGACAACGTCCTGCATCTGGATTCGTACTCCATCGCGTCCGCTTCCAGTGACTTCACCAGAAGTCGAGATCACTGCAAAGCTAGCTCTGTTGATGTCTACGTGGATTCCATCTGTACCCAAGACTTGGCCATTGTCCTGGAACACGTTCTCGCCTTCCCCGAGGAGGACGATTTCATCAATGTCTGTCCCAGAAACATCAACCCCACTTCCGTCGTTCATTGACGCAGTGACTGGTCCAATTCCACCAGATCCAAAGCTTGCAAGGAGTGAGCCGTTGTCGTTCGCTTTGAACTCAAAACCGTGTAAGGAGTTCGAGTTCGAGTCGACAGCATCAGCTAGGATGACAACTTCGGAATTCAAGTCTTCCGATGAAGCTTTGACTCCGCTGAACATTCCAGAGGTTCCGTTCGATGAGAAGTCCGAGTTGATCAGGTCGGCACCAACAAGGGCACCCCCTCTTCCAACGACATTCAATCCTTCTTCACCGTTCATGGTTGAGGTCAGATTATCAGCTGTCAGGATAGCTGGGATTCCGGGACCAGAAGCGTCAAACTGGACACCTTTTGTCCCGTTCTGGCTGGTGGAGACAGTGTTCAGGTTGAGGAAAAGTCCTGCGTTGTTCATTCCGAATGGCATTGAAGCATCAATACCGGCTCCGGCGTTGCTGTCGATCGTCGTGTTGGCAATCGAAGCATCGACAACAGTATCAACTCCCGATGCCTCGATAGTGACACCGGTGGCTGCTCCGTCAGAAATTGACCCACCGTCCCAAGTCGTGGTGACTTGAGCACCGGTCGAGGCTCGCCAGACAACGTTTCCGTCAGCAGCCATGTTGTCAGCAGTGACATTCGTGAATGTCAGGTTGACATCCGAATTCTTTGTGGCATCAAGCTGAATCGCGTTGCTTCCGCTATCGCTGAAGTTTCCATTTGTGAATGTACCGGTCAAGCTCGATTGATCAGTGACTTTCAGGTTCAAGCCATCATTTGTAGCTCCGGTTGCATCGAAGCCGGGATTGACCAATGTTCCGAAGTCGAGCGTCGCATTTGATCCACTTTCAACGACACCGGCAATGGCATTGTTCATGCTTCCGGTGAGGTCGACATCGATGAACGTCGCATTGAGTGTTCCGCCGTTTGAAGCGAGGAACTCGTATCCATTGTCGGTTGCGTTAATGAGGCTGGTTGGGTCGACGAAAACATCAAGAACAGTCATCGCACCAAGTGCATCAGTTTGAATGTTGTCGTCACCATTCATTTCGAGAGTGCTGTCGATGACATTCAAGTTGTAATCAGAACCGGCGGATGCAATGGCCTGTAGACCATCGATTCCGTTTCCACTTGAGTTCAATGTTGTGAACGTTGTTGTTCCTGTGGCGTTGACCAGATTTTGCATGACACCGTTTCCAGCGTTGCCATCAGTGGTCACATTGTCTGCTGTTCCTGTCAGGTCGGCACTGTCTGCATGAAGTCCAAGAGCCTGTGTCGTGGTGTTTGCCACGGTGACATTGTCGATGTCAAAGGCGATGTTGGCTCCGTTCGCCTCAACAACAACTCCATTTGCTCCCTGGTTGACCATGACTGCGTCGATCACGAGATCGAGTGGATCGCCAGTGGTGTTTGTGACACGAATTCCGGTTCCGCCATCAGCGAGATCGAAATCGATGTCTGCCAGAATTCCAACACCACTTGCGTTAGCGATGTTGATTCCGTTTGTCATTTCGTCTGAATGAATTCGATCAATCAGGAAGCTGTCAATGTCGGTTCCGACGATGCCATCAGTCCCGGCGAGGTTGAATGAACTGACGATGTTCCCGTTTGCCAGTGTGACAATGGGCATCCCGGCATCAGCTGCTCGCAAGGTCGGTGAGAGACCACTCGTTTGATCGAATGTGTCAGGAAGTTGAATGACACCCAGGCGATCGGTATCTACAAACTGTGCGAAGCCTTCACCTAAGAGTTGTTGGCCATCCAGTAGCGTGATGTTTCCGAGTGTGTCACCCGCACCGAATCGAACGAGGAACAGGTCGGCATCAGGATCGGATCCCGGCAAGTCGCCTCGTGGATCTTCAAATGTTCCCGTGCCACCTGGGTTGGTGTTGTCGATGTGGATGATGTGAATTGGATCCATTGTCCCAGGCTTGTTGAGAGCAACTGGGATATCTTCCAGTTCGACGCTGGT from Thalassoglobus polymorphus includes the following:
- the fhcD gene encoding formylmethanofuran--tetrahydromethanopterin N-formyltransferase — protein: MAEFLELNGVEVVDTFAEAFPMKGTRAIITAVSPRWAGIAAAEMSGYATSVIACDAEVAVERQLSPDETPDGRPGVSVLAFGFDRDSLASAVQGRVGQCVLTAPTTACYNGIQDCPKEKQIQVGGAIRFFGDGFQFSKKLGSQRFWRIPTMDGEFLCEDRFGTVTGVGGGNLILCGDSQATTLHATEVAVEAISKCPDSILPFPGGIVRSGSKVGSKYKKLRASTNEVYCPTLRPLAESELPDGCNAVYEIVIDGLSPEAVQNAMRAGLHSASSCEGVLRITAGNYGGKLGKHHFYLRDLL
- a CDS encoding type 1 periplasmic-binding domain-containing protein yields the protein MSTLDSESTSNQPSRLIGWFAFFLLFSFVVLITAKLLGSGALKSANDRSRWCAVYSLVEENTYQIDKIQARPGWGTIDIVRHNDHFYSTKPPLLPRLVAEIYRAVKAVTGMNLLDNTEAVARIILIIINIIPMTIAMWLMFKLIRTYCDNLFWQLFLMTATCWGTLLVPFLAVFNNHTIGTTFIIYSLYLAITIVAQEKESWWRFGLCGLFAAFGVCNELPAAAYGLGLFFILLKNNPKKTLLCFVPLALVPIGGFFLTNYHATGGWKPFYMYYGTEKYLFVFEGKPSYWLDPQGIDQGKDSFPVYLMHCLVGHHGIFSLSPIYLLTLGSWLTCFLWWKSKLRPFHLLGLALTFIVIAFYMTKTENYNYGGVSVALRWTLWLIPFWLLAMIPFLNRCGGTWFLKVPALAFLAVSLFSAWYPANSPWTQPWLYNVMEARGWIDYSVPRPKFDRKVYSWIGEIPEGEKQDDYWVELQTEAYNGETQIIRLQDSGPAEGGNRLITVTRNGEEKEYLFSRKSLEAGLPPVTFIHNRDGSEISEEDQTFFRGVPKRRPYASSRIRHIKTKVRTDAFKSHVGYTHTDVANSAGVMHRYQRDVWFSDEVPFGLFQFVDRVLDTNGKDVISRQVWEIRAAGKFLPRKQVK
- a CDS encoding inverse autotransporter beta domain-containing protein, encoding MNWTRRVGLLCLGLVSLGLAKVSSSQDPVVMNNADGLVYLDDVSGSAFLSQDGGNYILFNKVVGDGVGHADGFSRIGVRTRLWENFDQHLFGEVHSMITDHGRLGYNVGGGYRRQVGGGILGVHGWYDDFDSTNEFRYRQITTGFEYLHPIFDIRSNGYFPIDKRENFVRVVDPGTDVSFLENHLVTAGVGAFERAYYGWDLEGGGPVPLAENWLRTYLGVYQLLFDDDTTTGVRSRTEARFMEGVNLNFIVSNDDKFGTNLNLGVEVRFRGTMPTRFQSGFTADRRYDQVRRTWPIQTSVELEDIPVALNKPGTMDPIHIIHIDNTNPGGTGTFEDPRGDLPGSDPDADLFLVRFGAGDTLGNITLLDGQQLLGEGFAQFVDTDRLGVIQLPDTFDQTSGLSPTLRAADAGMPIVTLANGNIVSSFNLAGTDGIVGTDIDSFLIDRIHSDEMTNGINIANASGVGILADIDFDLADGGTGIRVTNTTGDPLDLVIDAVMVNQGANGVVVEANGANIAFDIDNVTVANTTTQALGLHADSADLTGTADNVTTDGNAGNGVMQNLVNATGTTTFTTLNSSGNGIDGLQAIASAGSDYNLNVIDSTLEMNGDDNIQTDALGAMTVLDVFVDPTSLINATDNGYEFLASNGGTLNATFIDVDLTGSMNNAIAGVVESGSNATLDFGTLVNPGFDATGATNDGLNLKVTDQSSLTGTFTNGNFSDSGSNAIQLDATKNSDVNLTFTNVTADNMAADGNVVWRASTGAQVTTTWDGGSISDGAATGVTIEASGVDTVVDASIANTTIDSNAGAGIDASMPFGMNNAGLFLNLNTVSTSQNGTKGVQFDASGPGIPAILTADNLTSTMNGEEGLNVVGRGGALVGADLINSDFSSNGTSGMFSGVKASSEDLNSEVVILADAVDSNSNSLHGFEFKANDNGSLLASFGSGGIGPVTASMNDGSGVDVSGTDIDEIVLLGEGENVFQDNGQVLGTDGIHVDINRASFAVISTSGEVTGSGRDGVRIQMQDVVTGGIEVLGDGTTALTGNAGHGVNIQLMDTNLTGLNIDGVDLSDNGAGFNGLNIFADNSDVADANILNVTSLNNENGVVIELTNGSDWNITASDNTLGANNVYGLHISSDSSDTTNVINLNNNDLVSNQDTNLRIDLSGTADFELHVDENIIDGDGRIAGFTKGLEIFGDVLEPGDRIPPDTMGAVGINHIVEVTNNEYALFDKTTGALLLSLTPDQFWALAGAPPNSQFDPRIIYDPDSNRWFVTAIDGGNPNTIYVAVSNTEDPTDGFQSVSFLGDTLGNIRFNDYDTLAVDADGLYITTNNFIGGFADVSIYSIPKADLIAAVPDASNISRFENLDASEFGFTLQPVVDFGASNGKASFLATNGGAGNRLYLTELSDTGTNSAQLLGTTEIFVDNYQSPQGGNQPFDAAPLNYDDSRITGNVVKVDGTIWGVHGTLTDSGTDGVRWYQIDEATQTVLQSGTLEDPSLDMLYPSIAINEDGKAVIGMTLTGPGQFASTAAVYGETQNGQMTFDAPVVLQNGTNIYEAFDGSGRNRWGDYSATVVDPINDNTFWTFQEMVSGLDESTVTITQINYSPDTIAGDTLVDGISLNVSGDAIVRDSTFTFNSISGNMTNAITINASDNAEINELDVFNNMIFDNGMDTPVINNTSGGTVIINQ